One segment of Oscillospiraceae bacterium MB08-C2-2 DNA contains the following:
- a CDS encoding ABC transporter ATP-binding protein has product MVKIENLHAYYGAIEAIKGISLHVRQGSITSLIGSNGAGKSSLLKSISGMIKRSGSIVVSDETDIIAKRPTEIAKMGLVHVPEGRHIFPGLTVEENLEAGAINWHGFFGRESYQDELCEVYSLFPRLKERRKQLGWSLSGGEQQMLAIGRGIMARPRMLMLDEPSMGLAPVIVAELFEKIVEINARMEVPILIVEQNARMVMRISQYTYVLEQGKILTHGPSEEIKNNPQVIQAYLGKFANKKQSDC; this is encoded by the coding sequence ATGGTTAAGATTGAAAATCTGCACGCCTATTACGGTGCAATCGAAGCAATCAAGGGCATCAGCCTGCATGTGCGGCAGGGAAGCATCACCAGCTTGATCGGTTCCAACGGAGCGGGAAAAAGCTCTCTGCTCAAGTCGATATCCGGCATGATTAAACGCAGCGGCTCCATTGTAGTGAGCGACGAAACCGATATCATTGCCAAGCGGCCCACCGAGATTGCCAAAATGGGGCTTGTCCATGTTCCGGAGGGGCGGCACATCTTCCCCGGATTGACAGTGGAAGAAAATCTGGAGGCCGGGGCAATCAACTGGCATGGCTTTTTTGGCAGGGAATCCTATCAGGATGAGCTGTGTGAAGTATACAGTCTGTTCCCCCGCCTTAAAGAACGCCGCAAACAGCTGGGCTGGAGCCTTTCCGGCGGAGAGCAGCAGATGCTGGCCATCGGCCGGGGCATTATGGCCCGCCCCCGTATGCTCATGTTGGATGAACCCTCTATGGGGCTTGCACCGGTTATTGTGGCGGAGCTGTTTGAGAAAATTGTGGAGATCAACGCCCGCATGGAGGTTCCTATCCTGATTGTGGAGCAAAATGCCCGTATGGTTATGCGCATTTCCCAATACACCTATGTGTTGGAGCAGGGCAAAATCCTTACCCACGGCCCCTCGGAAGAGATCAAGAATAATCCACAGGTTATACAGGCATATCTTGGCAAGTTCGCAAATAAAAAACAGTCCGATTGCTAA
- a CDS encoding transketolase: MKNLSAEQLKEKAKELRINTINMIHEAQSGHPGGSLSAADLVAALYFGEMNVDPQNPKWEDRDRFILSKGHVCPIQYSALAMRGFFPWEVVHTLRQEGSILQGHPDMKKCPGIDISTGSLGQGLSCGVGMALAGKRDNRDYRVFALLGDGECQEGQVWEAAQTAVKYRLDNLVVFVDNNRLQCDGCCDEIMPSGDLAEKFRAFGFDTHRINGHSMEEIVETLDKIRDKKDGLPTCVVLDTVKGKGVSYMEDVVVWHGMAPNDEQYRQAISELEGGLRA; this comes from the coding sequence TTGAAAAACCTTTCGGCAGAACAGCTTAAAGAAAAAGCAAAAGAGCTGCGCATCAACACCATTAACATGATTCACGAGGCTCAATCCGGGCATCCGGGCGGATCGCTTTCGGCGGCAGACCTTGTGGCAGCCCTGTATTTTGGTGAAATGAACGTAGACCCCCAAAACCCCAAGTGGGAGGATCGTGACCGCTTTATCCTTTCCAAAGGGCATGTGTGCCCCATTCAGTATTCTGCTCTTGCCATGCGGGGATTTTTCCCATGGGAAGTGGTACATACCCTGCGTCAGGAAGGCTCCATTTTGCAGGGACACCCGGATATGAAAAAATGCCCGGGAATTGATATCTCCACCGGCTCGCTGGGGCAGGGGCTTTCCTGCGGGGTCGGTATGGCTCTGGCCGGTAAGCGTGATAATCGAGATTACCGTGTATTCGCCCTGTTGGGTGATGGCGAATGCCAGGAAGGGCAGGTTTGGGAAGCGGCGCAGACCGCTGTGAAATACAGGCTGGATAATCTGGTGGTGTTTGTGGATAACAACCGCCTGCAGTGCGATGGCTGCTGCGATGAAATTATGCCCAGTGGCGATCTTGCCGAAAAGTTCCGTGCCTTTGGGTTTGATACCCACCGTATCAACGGCCACAGCATGGAGGAAATTGTGGAAACACTGGATAAAATCCGCGATAAAAAGGATGGGCTGCCCACCTGCGTGGTACTGGATACCGTGAAGGGCAAGGGTGTTTCTTATATGGAAGACGTAGTGGTTTGGCATGGAATGGCACCAAACGATGAGCAATACCGGCAGGCCATCAGTGAGCTGGAAGGAGGGCTTCGTGCATGA
- a CDS encoding transketolase C-terminal domain-containing protein: MSKTAVMEKIATRDAFGAEILALGKENENIFVVDIDIGKSCKTTDFSTQLPQQHVNVGIAEQNGCGVAVGLATTGKIPFVSTYAVFGSLRMAEQIRQEVCYPNLNVKIACSHGGLTPANDGASHQCIEDMGVLRTLPNMTVIMGADYYSTRKLVRAAAEYKGPVYLRFTRDAIPVVYTEEDSFEIGKAKKLRDGTDLGIIANGDTLHLAIEAARELEEQGISVKLYDMHTIKPLDTEAVKDCMTTGKIITVEDHNIINGLGSAVSEVVAELGSCVVRRIGVQDQFGQSAPYERLLEMNGITKENIIATAQGLLGR, from the coding sequence ATGAGCAAGACAGCGGTCATGGAGAAAATTGCCACCAGAGACGCTTTTGGCGCCGAAATTCTGGCTCTGGGCAAAGAGAATGAAAACATTTTTGTGGTGGATATTGACATCGGCAAATCTTGCAAAACCACCGATTTTTCCACCCAGCTGCCCCAGCAGCATGTCAACGTGGGCATCGCCGAGCAAAACGGCTGTGGTGTTGCGGTGGGGCTTGCCACAACAGGCAAGATTCCTTTTGTTAGCACCTATGCGGTGTTTGGCTCCTTGCGCATGGCCGAGCAGATTCGGCAGGAGGTTTGCTACCCCAACCTGAATGTAAAGATTGCCTGCTCCCATGGCGGGCTTACCCCCGCCAACGACGGTGCCAGCCACCAGTGCATTGAGGATATGGGTGTGCTCCGCACTCTGCCCAACATGACTGTGATTATGGGTGCGGATTATTATTCCACCCGCAAGCTGGTGCGTGCCGCGGCCGAATATAAAGGGCCGGTGTATTTGCGCTTTACCCGGGATGCGATTCCGGTGGTTTACACCGAAGAGGATTCCTTTGAAATTGGCAAGGCTAAAAAATTGCGGGATGGCACCGACCTTGGCATCATTGCCAACGGCGATACTCTCCACCTTGCCATAGAAGCTGCCAGAGAACTGGAAGAGCAGGGCATATCGGTAAAGCTTTATGATATGCACACCATCAAGCCGTTGGATACCGAGGCAGTCAAAGACTGTATGACCACAGGCAAAATTATCACAGTGGAAGATCATAACATCATCAATGGTCTTGGCAGTGCTGTCAGTGAAGTGGTGGCCGAGCTGGGAAGCTGTGTTGTGCGCCGCATTGGTGTGCAGGATCAATTTGGTCAATCCGCCCCTTACGAGCGCCTGCTGGAAATGAACGGCATCACCAAAGAAAATATAATTGCTACAGCCCAAGGGCTTTTGGGCCGATAA
- the fabG gene encoding 3-oxoacyl-ACP reductase FabG yields MNERRVALITGAGSPKGIGRAIALYLAKAGYDIAVADMDAAGADAVAEEVRALGKNAVGIEANVTNETSVSAMVETAIEKLGQVDVLVNNAGITQPVTVLNTTLEDWNRVLTVNLTGTFLCSKAVLPHMQSRKYGRIVNISSVSGKRGGGVYGGAHYSAAKAGILGFAKALARECVLDGVTVNSVCPGLIATEIRKGLPEEKERATWKTIPIERPGTVEEVAAAVAFLASEDAGYITGEDIDVNGGSHMD; encoded by the coding sequence ATGAACGAGAGAAGAGTGGCTTTGATTACAGGGGCAGGCTCCCCCAAGGGAATCGGCAGGGCAATCGCCTTGTATCTGGCAAAGGCAGGCTATGATATAGCGGTGGCCGATATGGATGCCGCCGGTGCCGATGCCGTGGCAGAAGAGGTTCGGGCACTGGGCAAAAATGCCGTGGGCATTGAGGCCAATGTTACCAACGAAACCAGTGTGTCCGCCATGGTGGAAACCGCTATTGAAAAGCTGGGGCAGGTGGATGTTCTGGTGAACAATGCAGGCATCACACAGCCTGTGACCGTGCTCAACACCACCTTGGAGGATTGGAACCGGGTTCTCACCGTTAACCTGACCGGCACCTTCCTTTGCTCAAAGGCAGTGCTGCCCCATATGCAAAGCCGCAAATACGGGCGCATTGTCAACATCAGCTCAGTTTCCGGCAAGCGGGGCGGCGGTGTTTATGGTGGCGCACATTATTCCGCAGCCAAAGCCGGTATCTTGGGTTTTGCCAAAGCACTGGCAAGAGAATGCGTTTTGGATGGCGTTACAGTCAACAGTGTATGTCCGGGGCTGATTGCCACCGAGATTCGCAAGGGTTTGCCCGAAGAAAAGGAAAGAGCCACTTGGAAGACTATCCCCATTGAGCGTCCCGGAACGGTGGAAGAAGTAGCTGCTGCTGTGGCCTTTTTGGCAAGCGAGGATGCCGGATACATCACCGGTGAGGATATCGATGTCAACGGCGGCTCCCACATGGATTAA